The window ccaccactccaAGGCAGTTCCCCCACACCCATTGAGATACCCAGGCGGTCCATAGAGCCAGCTCTGGGAACAAAGGAAGTAGAACTCAAGAGGAGAGAaccagaaattttagaaaatctcacagacagggAATGCGGGCGGGGGCGGAGAGAAGGCAAAAGAGAGAAGTGGCTACTAAAAGTCCGAGCTTGGAGAGGGGTCCTCAGCACCTAAAGGAGGGATGACAAGCCCCACATGGGAAGGGTGTCAAAGGAACACCGCCCAGGCTGTGAGACCTGGATTGAGTCAGAGGAGGGGAAAGCCCTGTAAGCCGCTCTACCGGTTCAGTGGAGCCTCTTGAGTCCATGGACCAAACCTAAACCTGGGAGTCAGAATGCCCCTAAAGCGGGATCTGGGACCTGTTGCAAACTTCAGGACTAAGGTGGGAGGAGAGTCCGGAGAACCAGCTCAGCACGTGTACTCTCCCGAAAGctccggaaggtctgggcaaccaaCTCGGGAATCTAAGAGGATAAAGAATCGGGAGAGCGCCTGAAGCCCAGGCGGGATGCGGCTGCGGGTGGGAGTGAGGGCTAGGAAAGGACCCGACCCGACCGGCTGCAACCTCAGTGCATTCTCCACGTTCCTGGGTTGCCTACGCCAGACGTGGGCCAGGCTAGCTAGGAGTAAAGGGGTCTGAAAGGCCCGCCCCGAGGGTACGTGGTACCGGGCGCGAGTCGAGAGCACCTACGTGAAATCACCCCCACCTCTGAAGGTAAACTGAGGCCTGGGAGCCGAAGCCGCTGCTGCTACAAAACCTGTCACTTCGGGCAGTCTGAACACAGAGGGGAGGCGCCAGAGTTGACAGCTCCGCGCTTCGaccgcccctccccgcccggcTTCAGCTCACCACTCCGCCCCAAAAGACGCTGTTCCCCTTTTAAAGAAGCGCCGGAGGCTCCCACCCTCGCCGCGTCAGCCCGTGCGGGGCTGCGGCGACGTTGCCCTTTTAAGAGACAGCCTCTGTTAACCCTCTCTTAACGGGGCGTcccggcgggggggggggctcccGGCGCTCGCCAGCAGCCAGCCTCCTCCCTGCGCGGCACTTCCGGACCCCCGCCGTTGCCCTTTTAAGAGGCAGCCCCCAGCAGCGCTTTCCCCCGCCCCTTGTTGCCGGCGCGCGAGGCGGGGGAGCCCGGCTGGAGCGGAGAGCGCTGTCCGCGCGGCCACTGGAGACCGGGCGGCCGGCGGCCgggcaggcggcggcggcggcggatgGGGACTTGGAGTCGGGCGACTGTGGCGGCTGTGGCTGTGGCGGCAGCGAGGAAGCAACTGAcgggccggcggcggcggcggcgctggcGGCGGTGACTGGTCCAGGCCCCGGCGGCGGCTGCAGCTACGCGGTGGCGGGCTGCGGGCTGGCGGCGTGAGGAGCGGCTGCGGAAAGCCGAGCGGCCGGGAACCGAGGGCGCCGGACCGCCCCTTGCCCAGTCCTCGCAGGCCGCCAGGCCCCCTCCAACCGGGGCCGTGGAGCACCGGGGCAAAGGCCGGGGCCCCCCCATGAAGGAGCGCGACGCGGCCCCGGCCGAGCGGGGCAAGCCGGCCACCTACACCGGGGACAAGAAGGCGAAGATGGCGGCCAAGACCAACAAGAAGTGGGTCCGGCTCGCCACCGTGTTCGCCTACGTGCTCTCCGTGTCGCTGGCCGCCATCGTGCTCGCCGTCTACTACAGCCTCATCTGGCAGCCGGTGGGCGCCGGGACCTCGGGGGGAGCCGCCGGCCCGCCCCCCGGCGGCTCCAACGCCACCGGCCCGTCCGGGACTTcaggggcggcggcggggccCAACAACACGGGATTGTCCCGCCGCGAGGCGCCGCGCGACGCACCCCCGCTGCAGGCGGCGCGGCCCGTGTCTCCGGAGCCCTCTGCCGACAGCCCCCAGGCCGGGCCGCTGGAACAACCGCGGGGGGCCGAGGAGGACGAGGAGGAAGCGGCGGCGGCGCCGGGCAGTCGTTGAACCCCTCGGTGGCAGGGGCGGCCGGAAACCATCCTCCCCAAGCCCGGAGGCAGGACTTTGCAGCAGGACCGGGCGGGGAGCCCGCGGAAGTAACCCCCACGGGAGTGAACGCCTCTCTTCCCCCGATGATCGCCGGCTAGCCCCAGGGGTGAGGGGCCTGCAGCTCATCTTCAGCCAAGGGACCACTATTCCCCGGGGGCTCCGGGTTTGGTCTTCCTACGGACGGTGCTGCGCCAGGGCCCTGAGCCataaggggggtgggggaggggtggggagatcCCAGCACTGAACCCTTCTGCGCCGCTAGTTCTTATATATTCTACGTGGAGGGGTGACTCGGGCTTTCCCCCAAGACTTAAAGAAAAGAGGGAGCTGTAGGGGCTCTTCTTTAATAAGCCGAAGCTCTTGCAAGGAGGAGGGCACCGAAAGTAGTGGAGCTCAGGTATGTCAACCTAGTTGCAGTGGCCACAGATGCATTTAATTTATAGATCCCTGTATATAGTTGTTGACATATGCACTAGGAGCTATAATTACATAGAACTACATGTATCCTCCCACACCCTGGGTAGCTACTGACTGATGGGGTTAAGCAAGGGCTATTTGCTGGCCCCCAAAGTGCAGCTAGCCAGAAGGGCACAAACACTTTTTTCATTACCCATTTTTTTACCTTTTCCCCCTCCTATTTTAGAAAGATAGGTTTATGACACAAAAGAGTATAATTGTTCTCAAACCTGTTGAAAGGACGATGGAAAACCTTTGGAGAAGTAGAAGCAGTTTGGGGAGGGTGGGGAATGTACCGGTCCCCTCTTCCCACCCTAGTGCCCCCACCTAAGAGGCTTTCTGTTGCAGCCCTAAGTATCTGGATACCCgccagggaagaaaggaagggagtgcTTCAACCCTTGGCCTTCTCACAGAGGTTAGGAAGAGCAAGCTTTTGTAAGTAGAATGGCTCTCaaagtgttttatcttttttttttttcttatttttcaaggtCAGGTCTTGTTCTGTAATCACCTTCACCTTCCGTCTTGCCCTCAGCCTGTAGTGACAGTGTAGCCCTGTGAACAAAATCTGTTGTAAACCCAGAGCTTTGAGCACATCCTCTGGTTTTGAAGAACCCAAAAGGCTGAAAGATGGGCTTCAAACTCAGGATTGTGTTTTGATAGGCAGATAATAGACCACCCATGGGAAGGATAAACTGGCTAGCCTTTACCTCTCCTGATAAGCCCTACTTACATGCAGCCTATACTTTCGTTGAGATGAGAAGCACCAAGTGAAATGACAGATGTAAAGCTAGCTCTGGGGCCACAAGAATTCTACATCCTCAATTTGGATTCCATTTCCTTCCGCCACTTGCTTTTAGGCAATTGAGTGTGGGTAGTGACAAGATATCAAACCCCTTCGTGTTTCCTTTTTGGGAAATGAGGCACTTTAAAACAACGACGACAACAACTTATCCACCTGAGTCCTGAAGCAATTTGTCTCTTCAGTTTTCTGGCCTATACTCCTGTTAGCTCTGATCCAGGTTTACAGGACACAGCCTCGATTTCAGCCCTGTCCTGCTGTGGGCAAGATAAAAGCAGCTGAGCTGTCATTGCCTAGGGGCAGGCTGGTAGCACCCCCAAGGTGTCTTGGCTGAAGGAGATTTCCGAGCACTTGACTTCAGTCATTAGGAAGCCTTTgagaccttttaaaatttttggtgaGGGCCTGGGGGAAGAAACATAAAATGCCACTTTATAACTTCAATAATAGCctgtaatttatatttattgtgtGAATTTTTAGtcctatattttaataatttgtaaATCGATCTCTTATTCCAAGAATCCTTTGAACTGGCAGGAGAACATCTGGGAGTCCAGTCCCCTGTCCCCATTCTGACTCCTGCATTCTGGACTGTTGAATCCACTCTGGGATGGATCGGCGTCTAGAGAGACCACTCGTGGGTTCAGCTGTTGGCCTCCTGACTCTAACGCCTTCACTGGAATTGGGACATCAGCTCCAGCCCCAGCTGTGAGCGTGACCAGAGACATTATTTATAATTCAGCCATTTAAGATATACCTGTACTCAAAAAgtcctgtatattttttaaaagttttatttttcaggtgAACAAAAATACATTCTAAGAACTCTACGTCAGCCTGTGTAAGTTGATCGTTTCTCTTTTCATACTTCTTGGGGAAGGAATTAGAGGTTGGAAGAGGCAATGGTCTAAGGTGTGGTGGATGG of the Muntiacus reevesi chromosome 7, mMunRee1.1, whole genome shotgun sequence genome contains:
- the INAFM2 gene encoding putative transmembrane protein INAFM2, coding for MKERDAAPAERGKPATYTGDKKAKMAAKTNKKWVRLATVFAYVLSVSLAAIVLAVYYSLIWQPVGAGTSGGAAGPPPGGSNATGPSGTSGAAAGPNNTGLSRREAPRDAPPLQAARPVSPEPSADSPQAGPLEQPRGAEEDEEEAAAAPGSR